CACCGGCGCTTTCCATTTCAGGAAGGTTTCGCTGTGGAACGCCAGGGTCAGGCTGCCGAAGACCAGGCAGGCGATGAGGGTCAGCCACTGGCTCTTTTCCAGCTTGCGCTGCTTGATGAAGAGTGTGCCGTAGACGACCAGGGAGCTGATGATCAGCATCGCGGTGGCGCTGTAGATGCCTCCGACAGTCAGTTGATGACCGCCAATGTCAACGACCCGTGGGTCGATCTTGAAAACAATGAAAAACAGCAGGAGCGGGATGAAATCGATGAATTGTTTCACAGTGGCAGCCAGAAGCAGGATGTGGCGGCATAATAACAAACATATGGGCGCGCGATAGCGTCAGCTGATTTGAGGTAACACATCCCCGTGAATGTCGATTTGCACTGCCATAGCACCGCCTCCGATGGCGCTCTCGCGCCTGCTGTCCTGGTGGCGCGTGCGTACGAAAAAGGCGTGCGAGTCCTGGCCTTGACCGATCACGACACCCTCGAAGGCCTCGACGAGGCCCGCAACGCGGCGACGGCGCTGGGGATGCAACTGGTCAACGGCGTCGAATTATCCTGCACCTGGGGTGGCGCGACCATTCATGTGTTGGGTTACGGATTTGATGTGAATGCACCGCCGTTGGTCGAAGCCATCGCCAAATTGCACGATGGCCGTTGGCTACGGTCCGAAGAAATAAGCCGCAAGCTGGCATTGAAGGGTATGCCGGGTGCGCTGGAAGGCGCCCGGGCGATCCAGCAGGAACTGGGCGACAGCGGTAACGCGCCGGCCCGTCCGCACTTCGCCGACTGGATGGTGCGCGAAGGTTTCGTCAAGGATCGCGCCGAAGCGTTCCGCAAATGGCTGGGCGCCGGCAAGCTGGGGGACGTCAAGCAACACTGGCCGACCCTGGAAGAGACGGTCGAAACCCTGCGTGCGGCCAAAGCCTGGGTGAGCCTGGCGCACCCGTGGCACTACGATTTCACTCGCAGCAAGCGCCGCCGCCTGATTGCCGACTATATTCAAGCAGGCGGCCATGCGATCGAAGTG
This DNA window, taken from Pseudomonas fluorescens NCIMB 11764, encodes the following:
- a CDS encoding PHP domain-containing protein; amino-acid sequence: MNVDLHCHSTASDGALAPAVLVARAYEKGVRVLALTDHDTLEGLDEARNAATALGMQLVNGVELSCTWGGATIHVLGYGFDVNAPPLVEAIAKLHDGRWLRSEEISRKLALKGMPGALEGARAIQQELGDSGNAPARPHFADWMVREGFVKDRAEAFRKWLGAGKLGDVKQHWPTLEETVETLRAAKAWVSLAHPWHYDFTRSKRRRLIADYIQAGGHAIEVVNGHQPAEQVGSLAILAREFGLLVSAGSDFHGPGGWSEIGEYRPLPEDLPPLWCRFKHDPIIAAV